The window ACGCCCAGCCACCCCCGCCAATGGCCCACGCGCCAAAGCCCAGCGGGGTGAGGTCCATGTCTGAATTGCCCAACCGTCGCTTCTGCATCCCATGCCTCCTGGGGGCGGAAGGAGGGCACGGCGGTCCTCCCGCCGCGCCCGGCAGGCCCCTGGAGGGACGGTGTGCACCGTGGCGGCCCCTGCCCGGGCGCGGGTCCAGGCCCGCCCCCCATCCACCGGGACGGGCGTGCGCCGCGTCCCGTCCGCCTCTCACCATTGGGGAGCAGGCAAGCATCGTCGGGCGCGTGCGTTGATGGTAGGCCGCCTGGATGCGGGGGGCTGTCCCTCGGGCAGGTGGAACCAGGAGTCCTTCCGGATGAAACGCTTCTTCATTGGCGCGCTGGCCTTCATTGGAGCGCTGTCCATCCTCTTCGTGGTGGGTGTGGTGGGGCTGTTGATGCTCGCGTCGGCGAGCAAGCCGAGCGTGCCGTCGAACCTGGTGCTGGAGCTGGACCTGAAGCACCCGCTGCCGGAATACACGCTGGACACGTCGCTCGCGGGGGCCTTCGGGGACGAGCCCACGACGCTGCGGGACGTGGTGGAGGCGCTGGGCAAGGCCGGCACGGACCCCCGGGTGAAGGCGCTGGTGGTGCGCGTGGGGCAGCCGGGCAGCGCCGCGCAGGTGCAGGAGCTGCGGGACGCGGTGAAGGCCTTCCGCGCGACGGGCAAGCGGGCGGTGGCGTACGCGGACGGCTTCGGGGAGGCGGGCAACGGCACCGGCGCCTACTACCTGGCGAGCGCCTTCGACTCCGTCTACATCCAGCCCTCCGGCGACGTGGACGTCACCGGCCTGCTGATGGAGACGCCCTTCGCGCGCGACGCGTTCGCGAAGGTCGGGGTGAAGCCGGAGTTCGGCAAGCGCGCGGAGTACAAGAACGCCGTCAACACCTTCACCGACGAGTCCTACGGCGCCCCCCAGCGCGAGGCCACGGAGGCCTACGGCGGCAGCCTCTTCTCCCAGATCGTGAAGGGCGTGGCGGAGGGCCGCAAGCTGTCCGAGGACGAGGTGCGCGCCATCATCGACCGGGCTCCGTACATGGGCCAGCAGGCGGTGGACGCGAAGCTGGTGGACGGGCTGCGCTACCGCGACGAAATCTACGACGAGCTGAAGCAGCAGGCCGGCGACGGCGCGAAGTTCCTCTACGTGGACAAGTACCTGGAGCGCGCGGGCCGGCCCTACCAGACGGGGACCTCCATCGCGCTCATCTTCGGGGTGGGCGAGGTGCTCCGGGGCAAGAGCCAGTCCAACCCGCTCTCCGGCAGCGAGGTGATGGGCGGCGACACGGTGGCGGCGGCCTTCCGCAAGGCGGTGGAGGACCCCTCGGTGAAGGCCATCCTCTTCCGCGTGGACAGCCCGGGCGGCAGCTACTCCGCCAGCGACACCATCCGCCGCGAGGTGCAGCGGGCGCGCGAGGCGGGCAAGCCCGTCATCGTCTCCATGGGCACGTACGCGGCCAGCGGCGGCTACTTCGTGGCCATGGCCGGGGATAAAATCGTGGCCCAGCCGGGCACGCTGACGGGCAGCATCGGCGTGTACAACGGCAAGTTCGTCACGTCGGAGCTGTGGGCGAAGCTGGGCGTGAACTGGGACACCATCTCCTTCGGCAAGAACGCCACCTTCTCCAGCTCGGACTCGGAGTTCACGCCCGAGCAGCGCGCGAAGATGGAGTCCCAGTTGGACACCATCTACCTGGACTTCACCAGCCGCGCCGCCCAGGCGCGCAACATGCCGCTGGAGAAGCTGCAGGAGGTCGCGAAGGGGCGCGTGTGGACGGGCGAGGACGCGCTGGCGCGCGGGCTGGTGGACGCGCTCGGCGGCTACCCGAAGGCGCTGGAGCTGGTGAGGGAGGCCGCGAAGCTGGAGAAGGACGCCCCCCTCCGCATCGTGGTCTTCCCGCGCCCCAAGCCCACCGGACAGGTGCTGTCGGAGCTCCTGGGCAAGCACGAGGCGGACAACAGCGACGACGACGCCGCCGGCGCCCAGTCCGCGGTCGCGCCCCAGGTGCTGGAGCAGGTGCGGGCCGTGTACCGGGTGGGCGCGAAGCTGGGCCTGGGGGAGGAGGGCGTGGAAGGGCGCACGCTGTACGCGCCCATGCCGGAGCTGCGCTGGTAGGGGAGGGGACCGCCCCGCGTCAGAGGTGCACGGGGAGCGGCGCGCGGCCTTCGTTGGGCCGCACCAGCCGCCCGAAGACGCTGTGGTAGCGCAGGGTGTGTGACGCGCAGCGGTGGCGGCGCGGGTCGAAGACGAGGCAGTTCGCGACCGGGCCCGTGTAGACGTGCAGCGTCACGCCCGGGGCGGCGCCGGAGACGCTCACCCGGTGGATGGACGCGCTGGGGTCACGGAAGTCCACGTGCCCCGCGCCCACCGGGCCCACGCGCGAGGGCGGCCCCAGCCTCGCCCTGCCGGGCTCCGTCCCGCCCTCCAACAGCGGGTAGTTCTCCAGGAGGAATTCGCCGCGCTGGATGCTGAACCAGCACTCCTGGCCGTCATGGTCGTGGATGGGCGAGGCCACGCCCGCGGACCAGCAGTTGACGATGATCTCCAACCCCTCGTCGCGGTGGACGAGGTTGCGCGTGTAGCGGCCCGGCAGGAAGTGCAGGTAGGGCCTGAGGCTGGACGGAGCCACCCGCAGCCCCGCCAGGGCGGCGTCCACGCCCACGAGCCCCCCGGGGGACCCACGGCGTGCGCGGAGCATCCGCACGAATTCTCTCAGGCACGCATCAGCCATGCTTACAGGCTAGGAACGTCTGCGACATCCGGCCACCCTTGGGTCCACCTGTGAACGTCCGCCTCGTCGTCCCCCCCTCAAGGATTGGAGCGGGGTCCGTTGAAGGACAGCGAAGCCCCGGGTGGCTCCACGGGAAAGGGTACCGGATTTCCCAGCCCAGTTGGGAAATCGGATATCGCCGCCGCCAGCCTGGATGCGCTTTCGCTGTAATTTTACACCTTCCTGACGTAGAGGGGGAGGGTGTGATGGGCAGGTCGTCCCGGCCGAAGCACCGAGGGGGGCCGGAGGAGAGCGTGCGATGAAGAAGCGTCTGGGGGACATCCTGCTCGCGCGGGGTGTGGTGGATGCGTTGCAGTTGCAGTCGGCGCTGGCGTACCAGCGCAAGTGGGGCGTGGCGCTGGGGCAGGTGGTGGTGGATCAACGCTTCTGCACGGCGGAGGCGGTGTTGTCCGCGCTGGCGGCCCAGTCCGGAGTGGAGGCGGTGGACCTGGACACCCAGCCGCTGGACGCGTCGCTCGCGCGGTTGATTCCGCGCCGGGTGGCGGAGGCGAACCGGGTGGTCCCGCTGCGGCTGGAAGGGCAGGGGCCTCGCGACACGGTGCTGGTGGTGGCCCTGGCCGCGCCGGCGAGCCTGGCGACGCTGGACGTGGTGAAGAGCGTGTCCGGCAAGGCGCGGGTGGTGCCGAGGCTGGCCACGGACGCGGCGCTGGAGCGGGCCATCGGGCGGCTGTACCGGGGCGAGCCGGCGACACCTCAGCGCCGTCCCGGGATGGAGGGCTTCTCGCTGCCGGAGTGGGACGAAACGCTGCCCCTGGTGGTGGGCACGTCCCTGGCGGAGCTGACGGCCATGGAGGCTCCGACGGAAGCGCGGGACGTCCCGGGCCTGCCCATGCTGGCGCCCCTGGAGCCCGAGCGGACGCCGGTGCCCGAGCCGCGCGTGACGGTGCGCGAGCAAGTGCTGGTGTACGGCTGGGGCGCGGACGCGGCCGCCGGGCTGGTGCGGGTGCTGGGCGACGCGGGCTTCACGGTGAAGGTGGCGAGCACCGGGGACGTGTGCACCGCCAGCGAGTCGCAGGTGGTGGTGGCCCCGCTGCCCGCGATGGAGGTGCTGGCCCAGCGGCTGCGCGCGCAGGTGTTGGTCGCGGGCAAGACACCGGAGCGAGACCTGCATCGGGCGCAGGCGGTGCACGCCCGGGGTTTCGTGGCGGCGCCGGTGGATCCGGACCTGCTGCTGCGCGCGGTGCGGCGGCTGTCGCGCGCCTCCGAGGAAGCGCGCCTCAAGCACGCGAGCTGACGGCCTCACGGCAACGCGACGAGCCGGGGCATCTCCTCCACCCCGTCGGGGAGCCACAGCGCTCCCAGGTCCAGGTGGATGGAGGGGAAGGGCTCGGCGCGCACCAGGGCGTCGTCCTCGTGGCTCGCCGTGAGGAGCCAGCCGCGCTTGAGGCGCTGGTAGACCTCCAGCGTGCGCGCGACGGGGTCCACGAGCCACACGTGGGAGACGCCAGCGCGTGCGTACAGGGGCAGCTTGCGCGCCCGGTCCAACGCGGTGGTCGCGGGGGTGAGCACCTCGCAGATCCAATCCGGCACGAGGGTGAAGAAGGCGGCGCCGGGCTCCGGCGGGGCGGCCACGCGTTCCCGGCGCCACGCGGCCAGGTCCGGTACGAGGACATCACCGCCCAGGTGCAGCTCTGGCGCGCGCAGGAAGCACCAGCGGCCGTTGCCACCCCGGCGCGGGTCCAGCCGCTCTCCCAGCTCCACGCCCATCATGAAGGCCGCGCGAGCAGGCGCGACGGAAGGGCGGGGCGAGGCCACCAGCTCGCCATCGAGGATTTCCCCGACCCAGCCTGTCGGCAGTGCCGACAGCAGCGGGTGGGAGGTGGGTTGAAGCTGCTGGAGTGCCGTCATGAACCCTCGGGGAGCGCCGGTGAACGCGAGGCATTCTAGGGAGGGGTCTGACATGCGGACCGCTGCCCGCCCGGGGCTACTTTCCGATGCAAAAACGCTGGAAAAGGGTGTCCAGGAGGGCTTCGGAAACGCTCGTTCCGGACACTTCGCCCAGGGCCTCCAGCGCGAGTCCGACCTCGCCGGAGAGCACCTCCAGGGTGGACATGCGCGAGGCCTCCTCCGCGCGGTCCAGCGCCTCGGCGGTGCGACGCAGGGCATCCGCGTGCCGTTCGGAGACGAGGGCCACCGCGGAGGGCGTGCCACCGCCCCACAATCGAGAGAGCACGGAGGTCCGGAGCGCGTCCACGCCCGCTCCCGTGAGGCCGCTGACGCGCGGCATGGCCGTGGCGCTGTCCGCTTCAACGAGCGAAGTCTGGGGCACGGAGGCCGCGCCTCCGGGCACCGTGGGGACGCTCTTCGGAGGCTCCCTCGCGACATCGCGCTGCCCCAGTGAGGTCAGGGGCTCGGGCGCGACCGCGGAGTGCATGGGTTGCTTCGGTGACCTGGATTCGACTCCGGAGCGCATGGGCTGCGACAGCGACTCGGACGCGACAGAGGAATGCGCGGGCTGCGTCGGCGACTCAGGCTCGACAGCGGAGTGCACGGGCTGCGTCAGCAGCTCCGGCACGACATCGCACTTGCCGACGACAACGAGCACGGCCGTGGATCCCGCTTCACGCATCCACGACGCGGCCTCCTCGCGCGACGCATCCGGCGGCAGCACGAGCACCGCCAGGTCCACGGCCGCGAGCAGCTCCCTCGTGCGCGCGATGCCCAGGGCCTCCACGCGACCGGCGGCCTCTCTCAAACCAGCGGTGTCGTAGAGCGTGACGCCCAGCCCGTCCCACTCGACGCGGGCCTCCAGGGCATCCCTCGTGGTGCCGGGCTCGGCGTCCACGAGCGCCCGGGCCTCGCCCACCAGCCGGTTGAACAGCGTGGACTTGCCCGCGTTCACTGGACCGTACAGCGCCACGCGAGCGCCCTGGCGCACCAGCCTTCCGCGCCCCACCTCCGCGCGCAGGGACACCGCCACGGCGCGCAGCGCGGCGACGCGAGGGCCCGCGTCCGCGTCCGCGTCCTCCGCCTCGTCCGGGAAGTTGAGGACGCCCTCCAGGTCCGCGTGGAGT is drawn from Corallococcus silvisoli and contains these coding sequences:
- the sppA gene encoding signal peptide peptidase SppA yields the protein MKRFFIGALAFIGALSILFVVGVVGLLMLASASKPSVPSNLVLELDLKHPLPEYTLDTSLAGAFGDEPTTLRDVVEALGKAGTDPRVKALVVRVGQPGSAAQVQELRDAVKAFRATGKRAVAYADGFGEAGNGTGAYYLASAFDSVYIQPSGDVDVTGLLMETPFARDAFAKVGVKPEFGKRAEYKNAVNTFTDESYGAPQREATEAYGGSLFSQIVKGVAEGRKLSEDEVRAIIDRAPYMGQQAVDAKLVDGLRYRDEIYDELKQQAGDGAKFLYVDKYLERAGRPYQTGTSIALIFGVGEVLRGKSQSNPLSGSEVMGGDTVAAAFRKAVEDPSVKAILFRVDSPGGSYSASDTIRREVQRAREAGKPVIVSMGTYAASGGYFVAMAGDKIVAQPGTLTGSIGVYNGKFVTSELWAKLGVNWDTISFGKNATFSSSDSEFTPEQRAKMESQLDTIYLDFTSRAAQARNMPLEKLQEVAKGRVWTGEDALARGLVDALGGYPKALELVREAAKLEKDAPLRIVVFPRPKPTGQVLSELLGKHEADNSDDDAAGAQSAVAPQVLEQVRAVYRVGAKLGLGEEGVEGRTLYAPMPELRW
- a CDS encoding cysteine dioxygenase, translated to MLRARRGSPGGLVGVDAALAGLRVAPSSLRPYLHFLPGRYTRNLVHRDEGLEIIVNCWSAGVASPIHDHDGQECWFSIQRGEFLLENYPLLEGGTEPGRARLGPPSRVGPVGAGHVDFRDPSASIHRVSVSGAAPGVTLHVYTGPVANCLVFDPRRHRCASHTLRYHSVFGRLVRPNEGRAPLPVHL
- a CDS encoding GspE/PulE/PilB domain-containing protein, whose amino-acid sequence is MKKRLGDILLARGVVDALQLQSALAYQRKWGVALGQVVVDQRFCTAEAVLSALAAQSGVEAVDLDTQPLDASLARLIPRRVAEANRVVPLRLEGQGPRDTVLVVALAAPASLATLDVVKSVSGKARVVPRLATDAALERAIGRLYRGEPATPQRRPGMEGFSLPEWDETLPLVVGTSLAELTAMEAPTEARDVPGLPMLAPLEPERTPVPEPRVTVREQVLVYGWGADAAAGLVRVLGDAGFTVKVASTGDVCTASESQVVVAPLPAMEVLAQRLRAQVLVAGKTPERDLHRAQAVHARGFVAAPVDPDLLLRAVRRLSRASEEARLKHAS
- a CDS encoding Uma2 family endonuclease gives rise to the protein MTALQQLQPTSHPLLSALPTGWVGEILDGELVASPRPSVAPARAAFMMGVELGERLDPRRGGNGRWCFLRAPELHLGGDVLVPDLAAWRRERVAAPPEPGAAFFTLVPDWICEVLTPATTALDRARKLPLYARAGVSHVWLVDPVARTLEVYQRLKRGWLLTASHEDDALVRAEPFPSIHLDLGALWLPDGVEEMPRLVALP
- a CDS encoding tRNA modification GTPase, whose amino-acid sequence is MTPDSATIVALATAPASGAVGILRVSGPAALEVGRALAPGVPLAPTPRHAYLAAFVDAAGGVLDEGLFLYFRAPQSFTGEDVVELQAHGSPRLLRLLLARALEDPRVRPALPGEFTRRAFLHGRIDLTRAEAVADLVAADSEAAVRAAAAGLSGALAERIRALEEPLRELHADLEGVLNFPDEAEDADADAGPRVAALRAVAVSLRAEVGRGRLVRQGARVALYGPVNAGKSTLFNRLVGEARALVDAEPGTTRDALEARVEWDGLGVTLYDTAGLREAAGRVEALGIARTRELLAAVDLAVLVLPPDASREEAASWMREAGSTAVLVVVGKCDVVPELLTQPVHSAVEPESPTQPAHSSVASESLSQPMRSGVESRSPKQPMHSAVAPEPLTSLGQRDVAREPPKSVPTVPGGAASVPQTSLVEADSATAMPRVSGLTGAGVDALRTSVLSRLWGGGTPSAVALVSERHADALRRTAEALDRAEEASRMSTLEVLSGEVGLALEALGEVSGTSVSEALLDTLFQRFCIGK